A single genomic interval of Chryseobacterium paludis harbors:
- a CDS encoding bacteriocin-like protein: MKNLKKLGKKDLKNINGGLGSDCPVPATWCAEWCQWTEQQKRKCVNMVIDFCETC; the protein is encoded by the coding sequence ATGAAAAATTTGAAAAAATTGGGAAAGAAGGATTTGAAAAACATTAACGGAGGACTTGGTTCAGATTGTCCCGTACCGGCCACATGGTGTGCAGAGTGGTGCCAATGGACAGAACAGCAGAAGAGAAAATGTGTTAATATGGTTATCGATTTCTGTGAAACTTGCTAA
- a CDS encoding bacteriocin-like protein: protein MKNLKKLTKRELKTIDGGAERCPVPASWCAEWCSWTAWQKAHCINAVIDTPCDC from the coding sequence ATGAAAAATTTAAAAAAACTGACAAAAAGAGAGTTAAAAACGATTGATGGTGGCGCTGAAAGATGTCCGGTACCAGCTTCATGGTGTGCAGAATGGTGCTCATGGACAGCTTGGCAAAAAGCACATTGTATCAATGCTGTTATTGATACACCATGTGATTGTTAA
- a CDS encoding DUF5686 and carboxypeptidase regulatory-like domain-containing protein → MLINNPKYHYLYLFLLFSGIVCAQNTASGKIVDAKTNKEVTGVDIFINDSNQPLLTTTNGDFSVQSDSIIYKLKFLRKSYALESVDITPENANNIFVKLSKEKVESIQEVVIHNEKTKYKNKKENPAYAIMQEVWKRKRNNGLNKFDTYTYKEYEKIQFDANNLDSAFMKRKIFNKLDFIFDYADSTASGKMALPVFLNEAVYENYGENKPGKKTKRLLIAQKTSGFQDNQIVTLTAKNLYRDINIYDNTLNYFDIGFPSPVGTDGFSTYDYNLVDTLSVRGENAYKIRYQPKRTDILAFQGYLYIDTDTYAVIGATLKSTQKMNVNFVNGISTELEYDNPDENTFLPKKFVTEVEITPFSKKKTSKSIIAKRSVDYSDYVFNKPLAASVFTRREEEYDNKFVDKDEAYWTKARPDSLSKSEQGVYDMLDKLQQVPKFNRIVKLYETLGSGYYNVTKGIDLGPIFSVYGVNEVEGDRIRLGARSYFTMNDPWRIQFYTAYGFKDQQFKYGVEAKYMFNRVNRFMIGAGTRRDIMQLGVQLTTDDGIMSRSFASSTVFARGDNASLSSLNQTNVFAAIEPWKNFQVRIDGTMQSIKSANPDGFSLMYYRNGNLRQTLNDSHVTVSLIARPGAKFSQTGVDRHEHGTLAPTIVLKYTRGLEGLFNADFNYNKLQFLFYKPVLIGSWGKTLINFEAGKNFNTVPLALQNVIPGNQSYSLVGNTFAQLNYYEFVADTYTTLHLEHHFNGKILSYIPLIKKLKLREIAFIRSAYGTLSDASKNINVEGFKYSAPSDHIYYEYGFGIENIGFGNLRIFRVDFNWRGNYLNRPDISTFGIKAGFQVGF, encoded by the coding sequence ATGTTAATTAATAACCCCAAATACCACTACCTCTACCTTTTCCTCTTATTTTCCGGCATTGTCTGCGCACAAAATACAGCAAGTGGCAAAATCGTTGATGCTAAGACCAACAAAGAAGTTACCGGAGTGGATATCTTTATCAATGACAGTAACCAGCCCCTTTTAACAACAACTAATGGGGATTTCAGTGTTCAGTCGGACAGCATTATTTATAAACTAAAGTTTCTAAGAAAAAGCTATGCATTAGAGAGCGTTGATATAACACCTGAAAATGCCAACAATATTTTTGTAAAACTTTCTAAAGAAAAAGTAGAAAGTATTCAGGAAGTTGTCATTCACAACGAAAAAACAAAATACAAAAACAAAAAAGAAAACCCTGCTTATGCTATTATGCAGGAAGTCTGGAAAAGAAAAAGAAACAACGGACTGAATAAGTTTGACACATATACTTATAAAGAATACGAAAAGATCCAGTTTGACGCCAACAATCTTGATAGTGCCTTTATGAAGAGGAAGATCTTTAACAAGCTGGATTTCATTTTTGATTATGCAGATTCAACCGCGAGTGGTAAAATGGCACTTCCCGTTTTTTTAAATGAAGCAGTTTATGAAAATTATGGAGAAAATAAACCCGGAAAGAAAACAAAGAGACTATTAATTGCTCAAAAAACTTCTGGATTTCAAGATAATCAAATCGTTACTTTAACAGCAAAAAACCTTTATCGGGATATTAATATTTATGATAACACATTGAATTATTTTGATATTGGTTTTCCAAGCCCGGTAGGAACGGACGGATTTAGTACATATGATTACAATTTAGTTGACACCCTCAGTGTACGTGGGGAGAACGCTTATAAGATCAGATATCAACCCAAAAGAACAGATATTTTAGCTTTCCAGGGCTACCTCTATATTGACACCGATACCTATGCCGTAATAGGAGCTACATTGAAATCAACACAGAAAATGAACGTTAATTTCGTGAATGGAATTTCCACTGAATTAGAATATGATAATCCTGACGAAAATACTTTTTTGCCTAAAAAGTTTGTAACAGAAGTAGAAATAACACCATTTTCAAAAAAGAAAACCTCTAAAAGCATAATTGCCAAAAGATCTGTTGATTATTCAGACTATGTATTTAACAAGCCTCTTGCTGCATCAGTTTTCACCCGTAGAGAGGAAGAATATGATAATAAGTTCGTAGATAAAGACGAAGCTTATTGGACCAAAGCAAGACCCGACTCGTTGTCTAAATCTGAACAAGGTGTGTATGATATGCTTGACAAGCTTCAACAGGTTCCAAAATTCAATCGAATTGTAAAATTGTATGAAACCCTTGGCTCAGGATATTACAACGTCACAAAAGGGATAGATCTAGGTCCCATATTCTCAGTATATGGAGTAAACGAAGTAGAAGGGGATAGAATAAGATTGGGAGCCAGAAGCTATTTTACCATGAACGACCCTTGGAGAATACAATTCTACACTGCTTATGGTTTTAAAGATCAACAATTTAAATATGGTGTCGAAGCAAAATACATGTTCAATAGAGTTAACCGATTTATGATCGGAGCTGGGACGAGAAGAGACATTATGCAGCTGGGAGTTCAGCTAACAACTGACGATGGAATCATGTCCAGATCATTTGCGTCTTCAACCGTTTTCGCAAGGGGAGATAATGCCTCTTTAAGTTCTTTAAATCAAACCAATGTTTTTGCGGCTATTGAGCCTTGGAAAAATTTTCAGGTTAGAATTGACGGAACCATGCAAAGCATTAAATCTGCCAATCCTGATGGATTCAGTCTTATGTACTATAGAAATGGAAACTTAAGACAAACGCTTAACGACTCACATGTTACTGTTAGCTTAATAGCGAGACCAGGAGCTAAATTTTCACAAACCGGAGTTGACAGGCATGAACATGGAACATTGGCACCCACAATTGTCTTAAAATATACCCGAGGACTTGAAGGTTTATTTAATGCAGATTTCAATTACAATAAATTGCAATTCTTATTTTATAAACCTGTTTTAATTGGAAGCTGGGGAAAAACATTAATCAATTTTGAAGCTGGAAAAAATTTCAACACAGTTCCATTGGCTTTACAAAATGTGATCCCAGGAAACCAATCCTACAGTTTAGTAGGGAACACATTTGCTCAACTTAATTACTATGAATTTGTAGCAGATACCTACACTACCTTGCATTTGGAACACCACTTTAATGGTAAAATCCTTTCTTATATTCCGTTGATCAAGAAGCTGAAATTAAGAGAGATTGCATTTATAAGAAGTGCATACGGAACATTAAGCGATGCTTCCAAGAACATTAATGTAGAAGGATTCAAATACTCCGCACCAAGTGATCACATCTACTATGAATATGGATTTGGGATTGAGAATATAGGATTTGGAAATTTAAGGATCTTCAGAGTAGATTTTAACTGGCGGGGCAACTATCTAAACAGACCTGATATTTCTACATTTGGAATAAAAGCTGGTTTCCAGGTTGGTTTTTAA
- the rplU gene encoding 50S ribosomal protein L21, which produces MFAIVEIAGLQYKVEQDQKLFVHRLKGDKGGKVSFDKVLLTVNGTITVGAPAVSGITVDAEILDHVKADKVIVFKKKRRKGYEVKNGHRQSLTQIKITGITGFEAGAKKTAKKETVKAEVLSDNATVNFGEDHELNYHLKKNNLSQSKENRETLITLGKAVKVELEKKVLTHEEVDAAIVKNIDQFKALNK; this is translated from the coding sequence ATGTTTGCAATTGTAGAAATAGCAGGGCTTCAATATAAAGTTGAGCAAGACCAGAAGTTGTTTGTACACCGTTTAAAAGGAGATAAAGGAGGGAAAGTTTCTTTCGATAAAGTTCTTCTTACTGTAAACGGTACAATCACTGTAGGCGCCCCAGCTGTAAGCGGGATCACTGTAGATGCAGAGATCTTAGACCATGTTAAAGCTGATAAAGTAATCGTTTTCAAAAAGAAAAGAAGAAAAGGTTACGAAGTTAAAAACGGTCACAGACAATCTTTAACTCAGATTAAAATTACAGGAATCACTGGATTTGAAGCTGGAGCAAAAAAGACTGCTAAAAAAGAAACAGTAAAGGCTGAAGTTCTTTCAGACAACGCAACTGTTAACTTTGGTGAAGATCATGAACTGAACTATCACTTAAAGAAAAACAACTTGTCTCAGTCTAAAGAAAACAGAGAAACTTTAATTACTTTAGGAAAAGCTGTTAAAGTTGAATTAGAGAAGAAAGTTCTTACTCACGAAGAAGTTGATGCTGCTATCGTTAAGAACATTGATCAATTTAAAGCTCTTAATAAATAA
- the rpmA gene encoding 50S ribosomal protein L27, producing the protein MAHKKGVGSSKNGRESHSKRLGVKIFGGQEAIAGNIIIRQRGTQHHPGENVGMGKDHTLFALVDGKVVFRKKANNRSFVSVEPNA; encoded by the coding sequence ATGGCACACAAGAAAGGAGTCGGTAGTTCCAAAAACGGTAGAGAATCTCACTCTAAGAGATTAGGTGTAAAGATTTTCGGTGGACAAGAAGCTATTGCCGGTAATATTATTATCAGACAGAGAGGTACTCAACATCACCCAGGTGAAAACGTGGGAATGGGTAAAGACCATACTTTGTTTGCATTAGTAGACGGTAAAGTAGTTTTCAGAAAGAAAGCAAATAACAGATCTTTTGTATCTGTAGAACCAAACGCTTAA
- a CDS encoding bacteriocin-like protein, producing MKNLKKLTKRELKSIDGGAAACPPPATTCSAWCSWTPQQRLRCPNMIIDPDPCPC from the coding sequence ATGAAAAACCTAAAAAAACTTACGAAAAGAGAATTGAAATCAATTGATGGTGGTGCGGCAGCTTGTCCTCCTCCAGCAACTACCTGTTCAGCATGGTGCTCATGGACGCCACAACAAAGGCTTAGATGCCCAAATATGATTATAGATCCAGATCCATGTCCATGCTAA
- a CDS encoding neutral zinc metallopeptidase codes for MKNFKFCFLAGAVAVFSLTACNDDKMEDNVLPKSQSENAKIEQPGDKEKICYYVDQNWSSSSVLMTGLQTTADTNFMNGQMTKIASMWGRSNPTLRFVNDPSNFNSTYNAISYSSGKIYYGYAIYADAKNKGGDIVNAMILAHEYGHQLQYIFNLPSVNESTARPNELEADGFAGYYLRRPNGYNKTTFAEIASAYEFAQSIGDNQTNSPNHHGTPPQRRSAVRLGFLLGQYSLSAADFDYNFFYYYQGVLNGTYKMGKNSRNPEIDAYMSQYMDELRKIQTGEISAEEFKNL; via the coding sequence ATGAAAAACTTTAAATTCTGCTTTCTAGCAGGAGCAGTTGCTGTATTCTCTTTAACTGCATGTAATGATGACAAAATGGAAGACAATGTCTTACCAAAATCACAATCGGAAAACGCAAAAATTGAGCAACCTGGGGACAAAGAAAAAATTTGTTACTATGTAGATCAAAACTGGAGTTCATCATCCGTTTTAATGACTGGCTTACAAACCACTGCTGATACGAATTTCATGAATGGTCAAATGACCAAAATCGCAAGCATGTGGGGAAGAAGTAATCCTACCCTACGATTTGTAAATGATCCTTCGAATTTCAATTCCACTTACAATGCAATTTCATATTCAAGCGGAAAAATTTATTATGGCTATGCTATTTATGCTGATGCAAAAAATAAAGGTGGAGACATTGTCAATGCGATGATTTTAGCTCATGAATATGGTCATCAATTACAGTATATCTTCAATTTACCTTCTGTAAATGAATCTACTGCGAGACCTAACGAATTAGAAGCAGATGGATTTGCAGGTTATTATTTAAGAAGACCAAATGGGTATAACAAAACCACCTTCGCAGAAATCGCTTCTGCTTACGAGTTTGCACAAAGTATTGGAGACAATCAGACGAACAGTCCTAATCACCACGGAACTCCACCACAAAGAAGATCTGCTGTACGTTTAGGTTTCCTTTTAGGACAATACAGTCTTTCTGCAGCTGATTTCGATTATAACTTCTTCTATTATTATCAAGGTGTTTTAAACGGAACCTACAAAATGGGGAAAAATTCAAGAAATCCTGAAATTGACGCTTATATGAGTCAATATATGGATGAATTAAGAAAAATTCAAACCGGAGAAATCTCTGCTGAAGAATTTAAAAATCTATAA